In one window of Kwoniella newhampshirensis strain CBS 13917 chromosome 14, whole genome shotgun sequence DNA:
- a CDS encoding glutamine synthetase has translation MSNLIATKRVDLLAPYLALDQGSRIQAEYIWIDGDGGLRCKTMTLDKAPASVSDLKEWNFDGSSTNQAPGDNSDVFLRPVAIFKDPFRGGANILVLCECYDNDGTPNKSNYRAHCKKVMDSAKDTEPWFGLEQEYTLFDADGQVFGWPKNGFPGPQGPYYCGVGTGKVFARDFIEAHYRACLYAGVNISGINAEVMPAQWEFQVGPCEGIDMGDHLWMARFLLIRIGEEWGIKPSLHPKPLKGDWNGAGCHSNFSTKEMRTPGKGMAAIENAIKKLEKKHLEHIAVYGEDNDQRLTGKHETASITNFSAGVANRGASIRIPRHVGAQGYGYLEDRRPASNVDPYRVTAILVETTLLN, from the exons ATGTCCAACCTCATCGCCACAAAGCGTGTTGACCTCCTCGCTCCCTACCTCGCCCTCGACCAGGGTTCTCGTATCCAAGCCGAGT ACATCTGGATCgacggtgatggtggtctCCGATGCAAGACCATGACCCTTGACAAGGCTCCCGCTTCCGTCTCCGACCTCAAGGAGTGGAACTTTGACGGTTCTTCCACCAACCAGGCTCCCGGTGACAACTCTGATGTCTTCCTC CGCCCCGTCGCCATCTTCAAAGACCCCTTCCGAGGCGGTGCCAACATTCTCGTTCTTTGTGAATGTTACGACAACGACGGTACACCCAACAAGTCCAACTACCGAGCTCACTGCAAGAAAGTGATGGACTCTGCCAAGGACACCGAGCCCTGGTTCGGTCTCGAGCAGGAGTACACCCTCTTTGACGCCGATGGACAGGTCTTCGGTTGGCCCAAGAACGGTTTCCCCGGTCCCCAGGGTCCTTACTACTGTGGTGTCGGTACCGGCAAGGTCTTTGCCCGTGATTTCATCGAGGCCCACTAC CGAGCTTGTCTTTACGCCGGTGTCAACATCTCTGGTATCAACGCCGAGGTCATGCCTGCTCAGTGGGAGTTCCAGGTCGGCCCTTGTGAGGGTATTGACATGGGAGACCACCTCTGGATGGCTAgattcctcctcatcaggATCGGCGAGGAATGGGGAATCAAG CCCTCGCTTCACCCCAAGCCCCTCAAGGGTGACTGGAACGGTGCTGGTTGTCACTCCAACTTTTCCACCAAGGAGATGCGAACACCCGGCAAGGGTATGGCTGCTATCGAGAATGCTATCAAGAAGCTCGAAAAGAAGCACCTCGAGCACATCGCCGTTTACGGCGAGGACAACGACCAGAGGTTGACCGGCAAGCACGAGACCGCTTCCATCACCAACTTCTCTGCCGGTGTTGCCAACCGAGGTGCCTCCATCCGTATCCCCCGACATGTCGGCGCTCAGGGTTACGGTTACCTCGAGGACCGACGACCCGCCTCCAACGTTGACCCTTACCGAGTCACC GCCATCCTCGTTGAGACCACTCTTCTCAACTAA